The sequence below is a genomic window from Bacillota bacterium.
CCCGCGGACATGTTCCGGTACGGCGAGGGCGGGGTGGTGGGCTGGTCGACGCTGTGCGGGGCGCTCAACGGGGCAGCGGCCGCCATATGCCTGGTCACGCCCAAGGATGCCTATGCCAGGGTGATCAACGAGCTGATGGGTTGGTACACGCAGGTGGCGTTCCCCCAGTACAGGCCGGCCGGAGGCGCCGACCTTCCGACCAGCGTGTCGGGTTCCCCGCTCTGCCACGTTTCCGTGACCACCTGGTGCAAGGTCAGCGGCTACGGTGAAAACTCAAAGGAACGAAAGGAACGCTGCGCCCGGCTGACGGCGGATGTGGCGGCCCAGGCCGTGCGCCTGCTGAACGCGCACTTCGACGGGCAGTTTACGGCGACCTACGCGGCCCCTGCCTCAGTCAAAGAGTGTATGGACTGCCACGGCCCATCCCACCTCAACAACACGCGGGGCAAGATGGACTGCGTGCAGTGCCACGAGCCGCATGCATGACACCAGCATCCCTGCAGCTTGGGGATCCAAGACAGACCCGGACCCCGCGCGGGGCCCGGGTCTGTCTGTGTGTAGCGGCGAGGGCGGCAGGCAGGAGCAGCCCCGCCCGTACCGGAGCGTGTAGCCCCTAAAAGCGGGCCTCACCCTCGCCCGGCGCGCAAGCCGTTGGCCACCGCCAGGAGTTCGCTTGCCTCGTGTACCACGACGGCGGGTGCGATGCTCAAAACGCCCGCCAGAGCTGCCGGGACAAGCGCTGCGAGGACCAGGATGGAGAAAGCGACGTTCTGCCAGGAGATCCGCATCGCCTTTCGCGCCACCTGGAGGGCGACGATGACCCGGCCCGGGTCGT
It includes:
- a CDS encoding C-GCAxxG-C-C family protein produces the protein MATELEKVAGASRVSRRELFAGTGAFAAGVALGTLFGGAGLRSVSRAQAQDIPPWPWPYHKLDPDRVARRAYEGYWKGACNYGVAEAIIGELADVAGYPFTLIPADMFRYGEGGVVGWSTLCGALNGAAAAICLVTPKDAYARVINELMGWYTQVAFPQYRPAGGADLPTSVSGSPLCHVSVTTWCKVSGYGENSKERKERCARLTADVAAQAVRLLNAHFDGQFTATYAAPASVKECMDCHGPSHLNNTRGKMDCVQCHEPHA